From a region of the Marinomonas mediterranea MMB-1 genome:
- a CDS encoding RICIN domain-containing protein → MNAKYFRNNHWKVLSGAIFMGSGALLSSSVVAADYCTDAPKDGEIYKIVNVGADKLLAAEDGTKKANVQIEANTGLASQRFYLNQSSDSGGWAIKATDTGYAVTVDGGSKANGGNLLQKPYSESASQEWSLQQDASGSYSGAYQIVNLNSSLAMTVAGADEGANVYQNEDAGVSSQRWWLEPVNADCDGGASVSLSGSAGDGSVTLSWTDSGTGSTYQIMQDTDGEPSGRVRVGKVSSSTHSYTATGLNNGTTYYFWIKFKNSDGTSSDSNVFSATPSASSSGGSTSTADISSSAAAPTAAAASKAGANRDPMVNGFPSFITAKVSGATVVSSVSALESAISSASGGDVIYIREGTYSTSSTIELTESGNASKPIVLSVYPGDDRPVFNFSSQSESSNNRGFELSGSYWHIYGFDIKNAGDNGMFVSGSHNTIEFMSFYRNSDTGLQLGNGAAYNFVKNSDSYYNADSSLENADGFAAKLTVGTGNYFYGCRAWQNLDDGFDGYLRDNGSTILTTHEYTWMIRNGYQENGSLGVGDGNGFKTGGSDNKDLAHNGIYINTIAAGNTADGYDQNSNRGSVTIYNAVSYKNSRNFGLGDSGSREFKKLTIKNSISYNGSNSDQLNADSMSVSKNSWQVASVSSSDFQSLDIDELLQDRQEDGSLPVIDFFHLKSGSDLIDAGTDVGLNYNGSAPDLGSFESN, encoded by the coding sequence ATGAACGCAAAGTACTTTAGAAACAATCATTGGAAGGTGTTATCTGGAGCAATTTTTATGGGAAGTGGCGCATTGCTGTCTTCCTCTGTTGTTGCTGCGGATTACTGTACGGACGCACCAAAGGATGGTGAAATTTATAAAATCGTCAATGTCGGCGCTGATAAACTGTTGGCTGCTGAAGATGGAACAAAGAAAGCAAATGTTCAGATTGAAGCGAATACCGGCTTAGCCTCGCAGCGTTTTTATTTAAACCAAAGTTCTGATTCCGGCGGCTGGGCAATCAAAGCGACAGATACTGGTTATGCTGTTACTGTCGATGGCGGCTCTAAAGCGAACGGGGGCAACTTACTTCAAAAACCCTATTCTGAAAGCGCTAGCCAAGAGTGGTCTCTGCAACAGGATGCTTCAGGTTCATACTCTGGTGCATATCAAATTGTAAATCTAAATTCTTCCTTGGCGATGACCGTTGCAGGGGCTGACGAAGGTGCGAACGTCTATCAAAACGAAGACGCCGGAGTGAGTTCACAGCGGTGGTGGCTTGAACCTGTTAATGCAGACTGTGATGGTGGTGCCAGCGTTTCACTATCCGGCAGTGCCGGAGACGGTTCGGTCACGTTAAGTTGGACGGATTCTGGCACAGGTTCTACCTATCAAATTATGCAGGACACGGACGGAGAGCCATCGGGACGAGTGCGTGTGGGTAAGGTGTCTTCATCCACGCACAGTTATACTGCGACGGGGTTGAACAATGGAACAACGTACTATTTTTGGATTAAATTCAAAAACAGCGACGGTACTTCATCAGACTCAAATGTCTTCAGTGCGACGCCTAGTGCGTCTTCCAGCGGAGGATCGACTTCCACTGCCGATATTTCAAGCTCTGCTGCGGCACCAACAGCAGCCGCGGCTTCCAAGGCGGGCGCTAACCGTGATCCAATGGTAAACGGTTTTCCTTCGTTCATTACCGCTAAAGTATCGGGCGCGACGGTGGTTTCAAGTGTGAGTGCACTTGAAAGTGCGATTTCTTCAGCCAGTGGGGGAGACGTTATTTACATCCGGGAGGGAACATACAGTACGTCGTCGACAATCGAGTTAACGGAGAGTGGAAACGCCTCTAAGCCGATTGTTCTGAGTGTATACCCGGGTGATGATCGTCCTGTTTTCAATTTCTCTTCTCAATCTGAAAGTAGTAATAATCGCGGTTTTGAGTTGTCAGGCAGTTATTGGCATATCTATGGATTTGATATAAAAAATGCAGGGGACAATGGCATGTTCGTGTCAGGATCTCACAACACCATTGAGTTTATGTCTTTCTATCGTAACTCAGATACGGGATTGCAGCTAGGTAATGGCGCAGCGTACAACTTCGTTAAAAACTCGGATTCGTATTACAACGCAGACTCGAGTTTAGAGAATGCCGATGGCTTTGCTGCGAAACTAACGGTTGGTACAGGGAACTACTTCTACGGTTGCCGTGCTTGGCAGAATTTAGACGATGGATTTGATGGTTATCTGCGTGACAATGGTTCGACTATTCTGACGACTCATGAGTATACGTGGATGATTCGCAACGGTTATCAAGAAAACGGCTCGCTAGGCGTGGGTGACGGCAATGGATTTAAAACCGGTGGCAGCGATAATAAAGACCTTGCTCACAATGGCATCTATATTAATACCATTGCTGCGGGCAACACGGCAGATGGTTACGACCAGAACAGTAACCGAGGTTCTGTGACCATTTACAATGCTGTGTCCTACAAGAATAGCCGTAACTTTGGATTGGGTGATAGCGGATCTCGTGAATTTAAGAAACTGACGATTAAAAACTCTATTTCTTATAATGGGTCCAATTCAGATCAGCTGAACGCAGATTCAATGAGCGTCTCCAAGAACAGTTGGCAAGTTGCCTCAGTGTCCTCATCTGACTTCCAGAGCTTGGATATCGATGAGCTACTACAAGATCGTCAAGAAGATGGCTCACTTCCAGTGATTGACTTTTTCCACCTGAAAAGTGGAAGTGACTTAATTGACGCTGGTACTGATGTTGGGCTGAATTACAATGGTTCAGCACCCGATTTAGGTTCATTTGAATCGAATTAA
- a CDS encoding N-acetylmuramidase family protein gives MSDLTLSASVGINGHNDSDDVIEVQKSLNAISKKIDLEDTLAEDGLINENTEESPTCIAICAMQSAILGFKNPDGVIDPNGKSHKALIKAVNKLASPVSNLFLPKITPEAGLKEEDFEFAATMLSCDVAAIKAVSEVESSGSGYFECGMPCILFEAHIFSKYSQHQYDESHPDISSKSWNRSLYLGGEKEYKRLQKAMSLDREAALMSASYGRYQIMGFNHETAGYDDVEPFVCDMFLAEKHHLIAFVNFIKSNHHLLESIQSLDWTTFARHYNGPSYAENHYDEKLQAAYEKHGAQ, from the coding sequence ATGTCTGATCTCACACTCTCAGCGTCCGTCGGTATTAATGGTCACAACGATTCTGATGACGTCATTGAGGTGCAAAAATCCCTCAATGCCATCAGCAAAAAAATCGACTTAGAAGACACTTTGGCTGAAGATGGCCTTATCAACGAAAACACGGAGGAGTCCCCGACTTGCATCGCTATTTGCGCCATGCAAAGCGCTATTTTGGGGTTCAAAAACCCCGATGGTGTTATCGATCCGAATGGCAAAAGTCATAAAGCCTTGATCAAGGCAGTCAACAAGTTAGCATCGCCTGTCTCAAACTTATTTCTCCCAAAAATCACGCCAGAGGCTGGCTTAAAAGAAGAAGACTTCGAATTTGCTGCAACGATGTTGTCATGCGATGTCGCTGCCATAAAAGCGGTGTCGGAAGTAGAGTCATCTGGCAGTGGTTATTTCGAATGTGGCATGCCGTGCATACTGTTTGAAGCACACATATTCTCTAAATACAGCCAACACCAATATGACGAATCACACCCTGACATTTCATCAAAGTCGTGGAACAGGTCGTTATACCTTGGCGGCGAAAAAGAGTACAAACGCTTACAGAAAGCCATGTCTTTGGACCGAGAAGCTGCATTAATGTCTGCCTCGTACGGTCGCTATCAGATCATGGGGTTCAATCACGAAACCGCAGGGTACGACGATGTTGAACCTTTTGTTTGCGACATGTTTCTCGCAGAAAAACATCACCTAATTGCGTTCGTCAATTTCATTAAATCCAACCACCATCTGCTCGAATCCATCCAGAGCTTAGACTGGACGACGTTTGCACGTCATTACAATGGACCGAGCTACGCTGAAAACCACTACGACGAGAAACTGCAGGCAGCTTATGAAAAACACGGAGCACAATAA
- a CDS encoding lamin tail domain-containing protein codes for MKNTEHNKTTHSHSWSKVTESIASAFNAFCKFAFVVPYDTIDLAGTDTNADLNKGEIKMSLNRKQLQHEIAQLLGAFSSNTDLERSQIDEYWSKLNKLQATSQVQIETIKYKGVMNHLDESVTLLNRGELSIDISGWRISAGPKQDYIFPSDTYLHPFNSLIVDTHGRAGHSFGSNVPIWNDRGDTAQLFDSADNLVSSLTYGDHARDKVEITHIHYDGKEFRREGDEYVEITNLADCDILIAGWHIQSMNNKKTFLFPEGSKIEAFGSVRVYTHKSPLEYNEFSFDSPTAIWSNKKGECRLIDYLDRDVSHYSY; via the coding sequence ATGAAAAACACGGAGCACAATAAGACAACACACTCTCATTCATGGAGTAAAGTGACGGAGTCCATAGCGTCCGCCTTCAACGCATTTTGTAAATTTGCCTTTGTCGTTCCATACGACACCATTGATTTAGCCGGCACAGATACAAACGCTGATCTAAATAAAGGAGAAATAAAGATGTCATTAAACCGCAAGCAACTTCAGCATGAAATCGCCCAACTACTGGGCGCATTTTCGTCGAATACTGACCTAGAACGTAGCCAAATCGATGAATATTGGAGCAAGCTCAATAAGCTTCAAGCAACGTCTCAAGTGCAAATCGAAACGATAAAATACAAAGGGGTCATGAATCATCTTGATGAGTCTGTCACCCTGTTAAATCGTGGTGAGCTAAGCATTGACATATCGGGTTGGCGTATCAGTGCAGGACCTAAACAAGACTACATTTTCCCAAGCGATACTTACCTTCATCCCTTCAACTCGTTAATCGTTGACACACATGGTAGAGCTGGACACTCTTTTGGTTCCAATGTACCCATTTGGAACGACAGAGGAGACACCGCTCAACTCTTCGATAGCGCGGACAACCTTGTCTCCAGCCTTACATACGGCGACCATGCTCGCGACAAGGTGGAGATAACGCACATTCATTACGATGGGAAGGAATTTCGTCGTGAAGGAGATGAGTATGTGGAAATCACCAACCTTGCAGATTGCGATATCTTAATTGCTGGGTGGCACATCCAATCTATGAACAACAAGAAGACCTTTCTCTTTCCTGAAGGGTCAAAAATAGAAGCATTTGGCTCGGTACGCGTTTATACCCATAAGTCGCCACTTGAGTACAATGAGTTCAGCTTTGACAGCCCAACCGCCATTTGGAGTAACAAGAAAGGCGAGTGCCGTTTGATTGACTATTTAGACCGCGATGTTAGCCACTATTCTTACTAA
- a CDS encoding transporter substrate-binding domain-containing protein, whose protein sequence is MRADRLRLIGMALWLFVSSFAYASSYSSHCQNIQTKEHSRPLTIAVRFSPPFIYEASVATQKNGGWEGIAIDLWSTIAECLNTSYRFKEYVDDENLLSALKQGDVDIALGAFVPTAENERIVDFTHSYFQGHIGVMVAKESGWANLYRLVQNFPLMETFFVLLILLLVMIATALLYWQAEQKNLNPLFTDGPLKGFYNAMIWSTVLVFSGQGSPFEVKHRGGQVLVIILMFFGVSFVSIVTALLTSALTLQGLGAQITSVDELAHKNVAYLNMLNSDLRGETIAEWLQDNNVTDSEQLFSWTQVMSALQEGRLEAIVHSKEEMQYLVKSGYLKEVSVLPITLEQTDYSLILPDGSPMTELLNRQILETVHNSTWHRRLERYVD, encoded by the coding sequence ATGAGAGCAGACCGCTTGCGGCTTATCGGAATGGCTCTCTGGTTATTTGTCTCCTCTTTTGCGTATGCCAGCTCTTACTCTTCTCACTGTCAAAATATTCAGACAAAAGAGCACAGTCGACCGCTTACGATAGCGGTCAGGTTTTCGCCTCCTTTTATCTACGAAGCGAGTGTTGCGACGCAGAAAAATGGCGGCTGGGAGGGCATTGCCATTGATTTATGGAGCACGATCGCGGAATGCTTAAACACCTCTTATCGCTTTAAAGAGTATGTTGATGATGAAAACTTATTAAGCGCGTTGAAACAAGGGGATGTGGATATTGCGCTTGGCGCGTTTGTTCCCACTGCTGAGAACGAGCGTATTGTCGATTTTACCCACAGTTATTTTCAAGGGCACATTGGCGTCATGGTCGCCAAAGAATCCGGTTGGGCAAATTTGTATCGATTGGTGCAGAACTTTCCTTTAATGGAAACCTTTTTTGTTCTGCTTATTTTATTGCTCGTTATGATCGCCACCGCGCTCTTGTATTGGCAAGCGGAGCAAAAGAACTTAAACCCATTGTTTACCGACGGCCCTTTGAAAGGGTTCTACAATGCCATGATCTGGTCCACCGTACTGGTGTTTTCTGGGCAAGGCAGTCCGTTTGAAGTTAAACATCGTGGTGGTCAAGTGCTGGTGATCATATTGATGTTTTTCGGTGTCAGCTTTGTCTCAATTGTGACGGCGTTGTTAACCTCGGCATTGACGTTGCAAGGGTTAGGCGCACAAATCACGTCCGTTGATGAGTTGGCACACAAAAACGTGGCGTATTTGAATATGCTTAACTCTGACTTGAGGGGCGAAACCATTGCTGAATGGCTACAGGACAATAACGTGACCGACAGTGAGCAGTTGTTTTCATGGACTCAAGTGATGTCGGCGCTTCAAGAAGGGCGATTGGAGGCAATTGTTCATTCAAAAGAGGAAATGCAATATTTGGTTAAATCAGGGTATTTAAAAGAGGTGAGCGTTTTGCCTATTACTCTAGAGCAGACTGACTATTCGCTCATTTTGCCAGACGGTAGCCCTATGACTGAATTGCTGAACCGTCAGATATTGGAAACGGTTCATAATTCGACTTGGCATCGACGTTTAGAGCGTTACGTTGACTGA
- a CDS encoding HAD family hydrolase yields the protein MSSPNQSMKDVSLYVFDMDGVLVDSLMVMEMAFRASMYDYYGYAVSPNAIAERFKEYRKHLGKGFKQIMDEIGLPHELHPHFVRHSRYLAKYVVAYPGVDRLLRTLRDQGKTLCVATGKDGQRATELLRRLNLLAYFDKVIGSDQAPPKPNPVVLLNYMQAFNTLPEHTLMIGDSPADLLCAKSAGVRSVAALWGYTAPQELEMYRPAFSFESPDEMMEQTEEVSI from the coding sequence ATGTCGAGCCCTAATCAATCCATGAAAGACGTTAGCTTGTATGTTTTTGATATGGATGGCGTTCTTGTTGACAGCCTTATGGTCATGGAAATGGCTTTTCGAGCCTCTATGTATGATTACTACGGCTACGCTGTCTCTCCGAATGCCATTGCTGAGCGTTTTAAGGAATACCGCAAACACCTTGGTAAGGGATTCAAGCAAATCATGGATGAGATCGGTTTACCTCATGAGCTTCATCCTCACTTTGTTCGGCACAGTCGTTATCTCGCGAAGTACGTCGTTGCCTATCCAGGCGTAGACCGCTTATTGCGAACCCTACGCGATCAAGGGAAGACGTTATGTGTTGCGACTGGAAAAGATGGCCAACGGGCGACAGAGCTGTTACGAAGGCTCAATTTACTGGCGTATTTCGATAAAGTTATTGGGTCGGATCAAGCGCCACCCAAGCCCAACCCCGTCGTATTGCTGAACTATATGCAAGCGTTCAATACCCTGCCAGAGCACACCTTGATGATAGGGGATTCTCCCGCGGATCTGCTGTGTGCAAAATCGGCCGGCGTTCGCAGTGTCGCGGCACTTTGGGGCTATACCGCACCACAAGAGTTAGAAATGTATCGTCCCGCATTTAGTTTTGAATCACCGGATGAAATGATGGAGCAGACTGAAGAGGTGTCTATATGA
- a CDS encoding SLC13 family permease, with protein MDEISQEAVSAKNVPKKALDYDVLFRLTGWLVTFVLPLFLYVHLPEKIYEQSGEQGVIFLALISGAVSMWVFRLTPNFVPSILVTILSVILNLAPREIVVAGFGSDVIFLVLGMFIFAAMMSTSGLARRISLWLTVRLPNNRFTQPFILFGLGTFLSALIPSPLGRSAIMTPLAVDLSKLSIDPRRQATLQVSAMQGSFLLCTIFLTGNPLNFVMLGFLDLQTQFYFQWGNWFQSTIFVGVVLLSFYCVWVVWRCRKEQTVSDAEVEQVREELRKLKGFDNKERGAVLAMLVLIGSILTMSFHHIALAWITLFIAMVIFLFDGLNAGDMRNRVDWPTLIFIASIMSWGPTIQHLQLDSLALEYLQWLGVFITGNPFVGILALSAVVFSVRLFFPGAPTFVILMSVLISISGDSALSPWVVGFCLITLSESFFLPYQHGVASQVFSALGEEKLMHKEMQRTFLTSNLWFCFARIVALCATLPYWADLALI; from the coding sequence ATGGATGAAATTTCTCAAGAGGCTGTTTCAGCCAAAAATGTACCGAAAAAAGCGCTTGATTATGATGTGTTGTTTCGGCTGACAGGTTGGCTAGTCACATTTGTTCTACCTCTTTTTTTGTATGTTCACTTACCCGAAAAAATCTATGAGCAATCTGGTGAACAAGGCGTTATTTTCTTAGCGCTTATTTCTGGGGCGGTCAGTATGTGGGTGTTTCGGTTAACGCCTAATTTTGTGCCTTCGATATTGGTTACCATCCTATCGGTGATTTTGAATTTAGCCCCACGAGAGATCGTCGTCGCAGGGTTTGGCTCTGATGTTATTTTTCTTGTTTTAGGCATGTTTATCTTCGCCGCTATGATGAGTACGTCGGGGCTCGCTAGGCGAATTTCATTATGGCTAACGGTGCGACTTCCAAATAATCGTTTTACCCAGCCATTTATATTATTTGGATTGGGTACGTTCTTATCCGCGTTGATTCCTTCTCCGCTGGGTCGCTCGGCTATCATGACACCCTTGGCGGTGGATTTGTCGAAGCTCTCTATTGATCCTCGTAGGCAAGCAACGTTGCAAGTCAGTGCAATGCAGGGGAGTTTTTTGCTCTGTACGATTTTTCTAACGGGGAATCCATTGAACTTTGTAATGCTTGGTTTTTTGGATTTACAAACACAGTTTTATTTTCAATGGGGAAACTGGTTTCAGAGCACCATTTTTGTCGGTGTTGTCCTTCTTTCGTTCTATTGTGTTTGGGTTGTTTGGCGATGCAGAAAAGAGCAAACCGTATCGGATGCGGAGGTTGAACAGGTAAGAGAAGAGCTGAGAAAACTCAAAGGATTTGATAACAAAGAGCGGGGCGCGGTGTTGGCTATGCTCGTCTTGATTGGCTCTATTTTGACGATGTCTTTCCATCATATCGCATTGGCGTGGATTACCTTGTTTATTGCCATGGTGATCTTTTTATTCGATGGGCTAAATGCAGGTGATATGCGAAACCGTGTTGATTGGCCGACCTTGATTTTTATTGCGTCGATCATGTCTTGGGGGCCAACGATTCAGCATCTTCAATTAGACAGTTTGGCACTCGAATACCTGCAATGGTTAGGCGTCTTTATTACTGGTAACCCTTTTGTGGGGATATTGGCATTAAGTGCTGTGGTATTCAGTGTGCGTCTCTTTTTTCCTGGGGCACCGACATTCGTTATTTTGATGAGTGTTTTGATCTCTATTTCTGGAGATTCCGCTTTGTCGCCATGGGTAGTGGGTTTTTGTCTGATCACCTTGAGCGAATCGTTCTTTCTTCCATATCAGCATGGTGTTGCATCTCAAGTGTTTTCCGCGTTAGGGGAGGAAAAGTTAATGCATAAAGAAATGCAGCGAACGTTCCTCACTTCCAATCTCTGGTTCTGCTTTGCTCGGATTGTCGCGCTGTGCGCCACATTACCGTATTGGGCGGATTTGGCGTTGATCTAA
- a CDS encoding DUF2589 domain-containing protein has protein sequence MPSLVSMAQQFSGLPMKSLLGAPLKAATDANGMMARTQTQFLLSTCFNKDDATGNLDPIMVSFNITRSIINQDGSAATPPTANVQFNLPLLTLIPLNSLAVDDVKVHFEMEVKSSTSTDHETSSEQETAAKADLTAKYNAGLFSVEVHGSVSHNSKTTSQQSEHYEASNQAKYEVDVHAGQLPLPTGVTTIINAFTKNIDPIMLKDAGSDGT, from the coding sequence ATGCCTAGCTTAGTATCGATGGCGCAACAATTTAGTGGACTACCAATGAAATCTCTTTTGGGCGCTCCGCTGAAAGCTGCAACTGACGCAAATGGAATGATGGCTCGAACACAAACTCAGTTTTTGCTAAGTACTTGCTTCAACAAAGACGACGCAACTGGCAATTTAGACCCAATCATGGTGTCCTTTAACATCACTCGCTCAATCATAAATCAAGATGGAAGTGCGGCAACCCCTCCAACCGCTAACGTACAGTTTAACCTCCCCCTACTCACTTTGATTCCACTAAACTCTCTAGCGGTTGATGACGTTAAAGTACACTTTGAAATGGAAGTGAAAAGCTCAACGTCTACAGACCATGAAACGAGCAGTGAACAAGAAACTGCTGCGAAAGCGGATCTAACCGCGAAGTATAATGCTGGCCTATTTTCTGTCGAAGTTCACGGTTCTGTCTCCCACAACAGCAAAACAACCTCTCAACAAAGTGAGCACTACGAGGCATCTAACCAAGCCAAATACGAAGTCGATGTTCATGCAGGGCAGCTTCCTTTACCAACCGGTGTCACAACCATCATTAATGCATTCACAAAGAATATCGACCCTATCATGTTAAAAGACGCTGGGAGCGATGGAACATAG
- a CDS encoding DUF2589 domain-containing protein, translating to MIEFEALMRAIHKSVKDAAKSVEGETVDFINRFFEETTDDESKSDNHSVMRPKTCTMQFPSRTADGIETVTAEVPLLALVPISSPRIMEVKFTTELDITTNKDEKLLVSFPKPRKRSFFSSNDSSDGAPSGNATIEITLTGDEPPEGLKTLIDGYERALRAQIPG from the coding sequence ATGATTGAATTTGAAGCCTTGATGCGCGCGATACATAAGAGCGTTAAAGACGCTGCAAAATCAGTAGAAGGAGAAACGGTTGATTTTATCAACCGCTTTTTCGAAGAAACTACCGATGACGAATCGAAGTCCGACAACCACTCAGTCATGAGGCCAAAGACCTGTACAATGCAGTTTCCAAGCCGCACCGCAGACGGCATTGAAACCGTTACTGCCGAAGTTCCTTTGCTTGCGCTTGTTCCGATATCCTCCCCACGAATCATGGAAGTTAAATTCACTACTGAGTTGGATATCACCACCAACAAAGATGAAAAACTTTTAGTGTCTTTCCCTAAACCTCGAAAGCGAAGCTTTTTCTCAAGCAACGATTCGTCGGATGGCGCTCCGTCTGGCAATGCAACCATTGAGATAACCTTGACTGGCGACGAACCACCAGAAGGCTTAAAAACACTGATAGACGGCTACGAACGTGCTCTGCGAGCACAAATTCCAGGCTAA
- a CDS encoding DUF2589 domain-containing protein yields MSEKRLAKNFTGLPMKALIGAPLKAATDANAMISRAQTQFLLSTCFEKVAENSSDLKPIMVTFKLSRQVLDTSGALQSDPITMDFSIPLITLIPISSLAIETLKVSFSMEIKSSREFTKETQEDREKRSSNTGIGQTFHSHEFDTELHGTLSSKSKTTGNVKSGANYEVTMEAGQLPLPKGVTMMLDIFSKNLTPIPNKD; encoded by the coding sequence ATGAGCGAAAAACGTTTAGCAAAGAACTTTACCGGACTACCGATGAAAGCCTTGATAGGAGCCCCACTTAAAGCAGCGACCGATGCGAATGCCATGATTTCACGTGCTCAAACACAGTTTCTCTTATCAACATGTTTTGAAAAAGTGGCAGAAAATAGCAGCGACCTAAAACCCATAATGGTCACATTCAAGCTTTCAAGACAAGTGCTCGACACTTCTGGAGCACTGCAATCGGACCCAATAACAATGGACTTCTCCATTCCTCTGATAACACTCATTCCAATCAGCTCGCTGGCTATAGAAACGCTAAAAGTGTCATTCAGCATGGAAATAAAAAGCTCTAGGGAGTTCACCAAAGAAACACAGGAAGACAGAGAGAAACGCAGCTCAAACACGGGTATAGGACAAACGTTTCATTCTCACGAATTCGATACAGAACTTCATGGCACGCTGTCTTCAAAATCAAAAACGACTGGAAACGTGAAATCAGGAGCAAATTACGAGGTAACCATGGAAGCAGGCCAGCTTCCCTTACCTAAAGGCGTCACTATGATGCTTGATATCTTCTCCAAAAACCTCACCCCCATTCCCAACAAAGACTAA
- a CDS encoding XRE family transcriptional regulator, translating into MKTMDGRVALDVTRLKDLRMRLGLSQEKAAEQCISKGIYVSISSIKRAELGMNVLYRTANNLALFYQIDIKDILIDPQLIEQRHSA; encoded by the coding sequence ATGAAAACGATGGATGGACGCGTCGCCCTAGATGTAACACGCTTAAAGGATCTTAGAATGCGATTAGGGCTCAGTCAGGAAAAAGCCGCAGAACAGTGCATCAGTAAAGGGATTTATGTCTCTATTTCTTCTATCAAGCGCGCTGAACTAGGTATGAACGTACTATATCGAACGGCAAATAACCTCGCTCTATTCTATCAAATAGACATAAAAGACATTCTAATAGACCCACAACTAATAGAGCAAAGACACTCGGCATAG
- the lodB gene encoding lysine-epsilon-oxidase maturase LodB: MESYDAIVIGGGPAGAASALSLLTHHNKRVLLLERGDFSQARIGEQVSHSIFDFLAYLDLPVSEFGESCFSPNYGKTSLWGSSIESHHLSMFATQGATYQLDRAAFDETLLMAFVERGGTVIPRCKQMKIEQSDSVWQVQFVHPEQGEQTVCCDYLVDASGRQSKLSAMLGVEPVMDDQLVGVGAFIRNPDNAFEQHQRIESCEYGWWYMAGLSSELAVVTCFTDMDIMREMRLNKASVWNQYLAETSAIADCVKGSETTHPKLWVKQAHSQYCTSELPDRFIAVGDAALSFDPVSSMGIGFAMTSACHSTRALVSDSKDAVLQYQQDMARIYQEYHVTKTRIYQREKRWPNQLFWQRRHAFSALQHAS; this comes from the coding sequence ATGGAATCTTACGATGCTATTGTAATAGGAGGTGGCCCCGCGGGGGCCGCTTCCGCTTTGTCACTACTGACACACCACAACAAAAGGGTGTTGTTATTGGAGCGAGGCGACTTCTCCCAAGCACGCATTGGAGAGCAGGTGTCTCATAGTATTTTCGATTTTTTAGCGTATCTTGATTTGCCCGTTTCTGAGTTTGGAGAATCTTGTTTTTCGCCAAATTATGGGAAAACGAGTCTTTGGGGAAGTTCGATTGAGAGCCATCACCTAAGTATGTTCGCCACTCAAGGGGCAACCTATCAACTAGATCGAGCTGCCTTTGATGAAACCCTGTTAATGGCTTTTGTTGAGCGAGGCGGTACTGTTATCCCTCGTTGTAAGCAGATGAAAATTGAGCAGAGTGATTCTGTATGGCAAGTCCAATTTGTTCACCCTGAACAAGGCGAGCAAACGGTTTGCTGTGATTACTTAGTGGACGCGTCGGGAAGGCAAAGCAAGCTTAGTGCGATGCTTGGTGTTGAACCAGTGATGGACGATCAGCTTGTTGGTGTGGGGGCATTTATCCGCAACCCGGATAATGCTTTTGAGCAGCACCAACGTATTGAAAGCTGTGAATATGGTTGGTGGTATATGGCTGGCCTTTCGTCTGAATTGGCGGTCGTTACGTGTTTTACGGATATGGATATTATGCGGGAAATGCGTTTGAACAAGGCTTCTGTCTGGAATCAGTATTTGGCAGAAACCAGCGCGATTGCAGACTGTGTAAAAGGCAGTGAAACAACGCATCCTAAACTATGGGTAAAGCAAGCGCATAGCCAGTATTGCACCTCTGAATTGCCTGATAGGTTTATCGCTGTCGGGGATGCTGCTCTTTCCTTTGATCCTGTTTCATCAATGGGCATCGGCTTTGCGATGACCAGTGCCTGTCATAGTACGAGAGCGCTTGTTAGTGATTCTAAGGATGCTGTTCTGCAATACCAGCAAGACATGGCAAGAATATATCAAGAGTACCATGTGACCAAAACACGTATTTATCAACGTGAAAAGCGTTGGCCTAATCAGCTATTTTGGCAACGACGACACGCGTTTTCTGCGTTACAACATGCCTCTTAG